The DNA segment CGACCACCAGATGCACCGGGCCGTCGGCGTCCTCGCCCCACTCCACGCCTGCGGCAGTTGCAACACGGCGATGCCGGTCTGACGAATGAGGTGACGCGACTCGGGCGTGCCGTGCGGAATGGCGATGCCGTTGCCGAGATACGTGTTCGCTTGCGTCTCACGGGCGTACATGCCCTGCACGTAGGCCGGGTCCACGTTGCCGTTCGCGGCCAGCAGCCCCGCGACCTGCGCGATGGCGTCTGCCTTGTCGGCGGCCTGCGCCCCCACTTTGACGAGCTGTTTCGGAAGTTCAATCATGCCTGCTCCCCCTGCCGGATCTGCGTTGCCAGATTCACGTTGTCGGGCCTATGACCCTGGCTGCGCTCGGCCTGCCTGCTTCTGAATGTTTATGATTGATTTTGAGCGCTTTTGATCATAACTGCCAATTCATCGGAATGCAAGAGAAGGGCGGCGGGCGAAAATCTCTGCACCAGAGGATCCCGCATGTGGATGAACCTCTGGCGCAAGCTGTACGTTTCTGAGCGAAATTGAGCTTTCACTGCTAGCATGGGCCCTGATGAGTCCCCCCCTTGCCGAGGAGCGCCTGACGCGCATCGTGCAGCTGCTCGCCGAACGCGGCACCCTCCGCACGGCGGCACTGACCGAGCTCCTGGGCGTCAGCAGCGCGACCATTCGGCGCGACCTCGATGTCCTCGCCGGGCGTGGGCTGATTCGCAAATTGCATGGTGGAGCCGCGCTCGCCGCCCCGGAACCGGAGGCGCCGCTCAATCAGGACCAGTTTTACCGGGACCGCCAGCAGGTCAATCATCTGGGCAAGCAGCGCCTGGCCGGGCGCGCCCTGGAGTTGATCGCGCCGGGGCAGACCCTCTACCTCGACGCAGGCACCACCGCGCTCGCGCTCGCCGAAGCGTTGCAGCGCACTCCCCAGCTGACGCGGACACTGCGGGTGGTGACTCACGGCATTGACGTGGCCTACGTGCTCAACGGCGAATGCGCGCTCTACGTGGTGGGGGGCGAGGTCTACGGCAGCACCTACAGTCTGACCGGCCCAGACGCGCTGAGCACGGTGTCGCGCTACAACTACGACCTGTTTTTCGTCAGTTGCACCAGCATCGACCCGGCGGGCCGCCTCACCAACTCCAACAGCGTCGAGGCGCAGCAAAAGGCTTCCATTCTGCGCCAGTCACGCCGCAGCGTGCTTATCGCCGACCAGAGCAAATGGGGGCCGCCGGGCTTCGCGCCGTTCGCCGGCTTCGCTGAGGTCAGCGCCTGGGTGACTGACCGAGCGCCCGCCACCGCGCGGGCCGCTTTTGAGCAGGCCGGGGTGACGGTGCTCGAAGCGGACGCCTCAGCCAGGGAACTGTCCGCAGATTGAGATACGTTGAAAGGTGGGTCTGAAGCTGAAATCTAGGTGGCGCACCTCCGCAGTCGCGGCTCATGGCTTTACCCAGCCGTCAGCACATAAGCCGGCTGCGCGCCCCGCCGAAAGTCGCAGACCCGGTAGCCGCGCCCGAACAGCGCGTGAAATGCCCCCCGAGTCTGCTGGCGCCAGGTCACGGCCTGCTCGGGATGCTCGTCGAGAAGTCCCGGCAGGTCGGCGGGAATGTGCAGCAACACGGCGGGCGCTTCCTCCGCTCCTGGCCGCCAGTCTCCCGTTCGGGGGTCGTTGATGGCCGGGAGCTCGGCGTCCTGCGGCGGACGGGCAGGCAGACTCCCCGGCGTCCACACGGCGACGAGGCGGTCGGAGGCAATGCCCGCGTTGATGCCGCCCATTTCGCCGTAGAAATCGTCGATGTACGTGGTGGCGAATGCCCCCAAGCGGTGGATGTTGAGCTGGGCGTTGATGGCCCGCAGCGGGTCGTAGGTCCACTCGATTTGAGTGATGCCCCGCTCCCGGCCCCACTCGGCCTGAAACTGCTTGAGCTTTACGGCCAGGCCGGTTCCGCGCCAGGCCGGATGCACCGCCAACAGGTGCGAGTGCTGCACATGGCTCTGGGCTGTGGGCAAGCCGACCACCAGGCCGACGAGTTCGCCCGCATCGCTGCTGAAGGCGCCGGCCACCAGGCCACCGATATGCTCCAGCGCCCGCATGGCGTCCCGGGGAAAAATATCGCGTTCCGAGCCGCCCCACACGAGAAATTGCAGGTCTTCGGCGGCCAGGAGTTCGGCGGTGCCCCGGAGCTCACGAACCCGGGCCTTCATTTGCACCGGATGTCCTGACCGAACCACTGCGCGCTGAGCTTGGCATAGGTGCCGTCGGCCATGACCTTGCTCAGCGCCTGGTTGAGGGCGTCGTGCAGGGTCTTGTTGCCTTTGGCGACGGCGCCTGCGTTGCGCTCCTTAGAAATCGCCTCGCCGATCACCACTTTGTCTTGCAATTTCGCCTGCTTGAGCATGTAGGCCACCACCGGGCCGTCCCTTTCGTCTTCAAGAATTCGCGGCCGCAATTAACCCTCACTAAAGGGATCACCACTTTGTCTTGCAATTTCGCCTGCTTGAGCATGTAGGCCACCACCGGGCCGTTGCTCGACCAGGCGTCCACCCGCCCCGACATCAGGGCCGTGAGCACGGTCTGGTCGTTGGGATAGGTCCGCACGTCCGCGATGCCGGGAATCTGGCGCAACACGGGCAACTGCGCGGTGCCCACCTGACTGCCCACACTTTTGCCCCTGAGCGCGGCGCGGGTCGTCGGTCCACCCTTTTTCGCCACGATGTTGACCGTGGAGCAGTAATGGGGCTTCAAGAAGTCCACCGCTTTTTCCCGCTCGGGCGTGATGGCGTGAGAAGCGAGCACCGCGTCGTAACGCCCCTGGTTCAGGCCGATGAGCAGGGTGTCGAAAGGCTGCGTCACCCACTCCACCTTGACGCCCAGCGTGCGGCCCAGGGCGTTGCCGAGGTCGATTTCAAAGCCCACCAGCTGCTTGCCGGCATACGCGTTGAAGGGCGGAAAAGTCCCTTCGGTCGCCAGGTGCAGGGTGCCGGAGTCCTTGATTTGCTGCCAGGTGCGCGGCGCAGCGGAGGCGGTGGTGAGGGTCAAGCAAGCAAGGGCGGCGAGGACAGCGTAGGAACGGTTCATGACAGACCTCCTGGGCCTTCAGTACACCTCATCGGCGGGCGGCTGATGAGGCAGAGCGTCTATAAAGGGCGTTTGACCGGCCTGAATCTCCCTGGTCCAGCGCGTAACTCCCGCGAGGGCTTGCGGGTCTAGGCTCACCCCGATGCCGGGGCCGGGGGGAACCGGCATTTCCCCACGCTCGAC comes from the Deinococcus radiodurans R1 = ATCC 13939 = DSM 20539 genome and includes:
- a CDS encoding DeoR/GlpR family DNA-binding transcription regulator, giving the protein MSPPLAEERLTRIVQLLAERGTLRTAALTELLGVSSATIRRDLDVLAGRGLIRKLHGGAALAAPEPEAPLNQDQFYRDRQQVNHLGKQRLAGRALELIAPGQTLYLDAGTTALALAEALQRTPQLTRTLRVVTHGIDVAYVLNGECALYVVGGEVYGSTYSLTGPDALSTVSRYNYDLFFVSCTSIDPAGRLTNSNSVEAQQKASILRQSRRSVLIADQSKWGPPGFAPFAGFAEVSAWVTDRAPATARAAFEQAGVTVLEADASARELSAD
- a CDS encoding GNAT family N-acetyltransferase — encoded protein: MKARVRELRGTAELLAAEDLQFLVWGGSERDIFPRDAMRALEHIGGLVAGAFSSDAGELVGLVVGLPTAQSHVQHSHLLAVHPAWRGTGLAVKLKQFQAEWGRERGITQIEWTYDPLRAINAQLNIHRLGAFATTYIDDFYGEMGGINAGIASDRLVAVWTPGSLPARPPQDAELPAINDPRTGDWRPGAEEAPAVLLHIPADLPGLLDEHPEQAVTWRQQTRGAFHALFGRGYRVCDFRRGAQPAYVLTAG